The following are encoded in a window of Salmo trutta chromosome 27, fSalTru1.1, whole genome shotgun sequence genomic DNA:
- the arhgap25 gene encoding rho GTPase-activating protein 25 — translation MSLKLPRNWDFSTLKAETARIARSKSVMPGEGSPGLGSPGSTRRSMERPLKAGWLKKQRSIVKNWQLRYFVLRGSTLTYHKDEKEGTVQGVIQLRFSKVNELPQNQDDPGKFLFEIIPRSSGDRERYPYVLMANSHSEMEEWVRTLRRVVGSPSSGAIFGKSLGDTVTYEQRFGPHMVPILVQKCAEFIREHGLSEEGIFRLPGQDNTVKQFRDAFNAGERPSFPIDTDVHTVASLLKLYLRELPEPVVPWTQYQDFLDCSPMLDPNSAAGRERLEEQISLLPRTNYNLLSYICRFLFEVQQNSKVNKMSVENLATVIGINLLKPQIEDPITMMKGTPQIQKLMTVMIRQHEALFPPSKDVAPSSPVEKSDSKKNSAPRSFVGWESAECEGSLSESPEEEEDTGTLGPDPVTISIPQAGPQQPHAPFSSSAMDPWSGSPRKRTQTLPTLNCPVPGMAGKLEAIKCWSHIKECSEEKGEKGEKTLSEDIFKILDLQRTSLFGKVQKKDWEDRGTARSGSDITVTYDDITAPSSKPSSDHQQKSQPATHEKKTEASRAGVSSSAQQPDSKVEQQEDSRGDTEHLVTSLQQRNRELSATVAELQSALDTEKRCVSALQIRLRNAERSRDEAQRRNQELDQEIKQFLTREPRRPT, via the exons ATGTCTCTCAAGCTACCTCGGAACTGGGACTTCAGCACCCTCAAAGCTGAAACAGCTAGAATAG CACGGTCTAAGAGTGTGATGCCTGGAGAGGGCAGCCCAGGGTTAGGCTCGCCTGGCTCCACCAGGAGGTCCATGGAGAGGCCTCTGAAGGCTGGCTGGCTGAAGAAACAGAGGTCCATCGTAAAGAACTGGCAGCTGCGCTACTTTGTGCTGAGAGGAAGCACACTGACCTACCATAAAGACGAAAAGGAGGGGACTGTCCAG GGTGTAATCCAGCTGAGGTTCAGTAAAGTCAACGAGCTCCCACAGAATCAAGATGACCCAGGGAAATTCCTCTTTGAGATTATACCAC GCAGCAGTGGTGATAGGGAGCGGTACCCGTACGTCCTCATGGCCAACTCCCACAGTGAGATGGAGGAGTGGGTCCGCACGTTGCGCAGGGTGGTTGGATCACCCTCTAGTGGAG cGATATTTGGCAAGAGCCTGGGTGATACGGTAACCTACGAGCAGCGGTTCGGCCCCCACATGGTGCCCATCCTGGTGCAGAAGTGTGCagagttcatcagagaacacggACTAAGCGAGGAAGGCATCTTCAGACTGCCGGGACAAGACAACACAGTCAAACAGTTTAGGGACGCATTCAACGCCGGAGAGAGACCTTCCTTCCCAAT TGACACAGATGTCCACACAGTGGCGTCGTTGCTCAAGCTGTACCTGCGGGAGCTGCCTGAGCCAGTGGTTCCTTGGACACAGTACCAAGACTTCCTGGACTGCAGCCCCATGCTGGACCCCAACAGTGCTGCA GGTCGTGAGAGACTGGAGGAGCAGATCAGCCTCCTTCCTAGAACCAACTACAACCTCCTCAGCTACATATGCAG GTTCTTATTTGAAGTGCAGCAGAACTCCAAGGTGAACAAGATGAGTGTTGAAAACCTGGCCACGGTCATTGGGATCAACCTGCTCAAGCCCCAGATTGAGGACCCCATCACTATGATGAAGG GTACTCCTCAGATCCAGAAGCTGATGACAGTGATGATCAGACAACATGAGGCTCTGTTTCCTCCGTCTAAGGACGTGGCTCCTTCGTCCCCCGTCGAGAAGAGTGACAGCAAGAAGAACAGCGCTCCACGCAGCTTTGTGGGCTGGGAGTCTGCTGAG TGTGAGGGGTCTCTGTCAGAGTCtccagaggaggaagaggacacaGGCACTCTGGGGCCAGATCCAGTGACCATCTCCATCCCCCAGGCAGGGCCCCAGCAGCCCCACGCCCCCTTCTCATCCTCAGCCATGGACCCCTGGTCCGGGAGCCCCCGCAAACGCACCCAGACCCTGCCCACCCTGAACTGCCCAGTCCCCGGGATGGCCGGCAAGCTGGAGGCCATAAAGTGCTGGAGCCACATCAAAGAGTGCAGCGAGGAgaaaggggagaagggggagaagacTCTCTCAGAGGACATCTTTAAGATCCTGGACCTACAGAGGACCTCTCTGTTCGGAAAGGTCCAGAAGAAGGACtgggaggacagagggacagcAAGGAGCGGAAGTGACATCACAGTCACCTATGATGACATCACAGCCCCCTCTTCCAAACCCAGCAGTGACCACCAGCAGAAGTCTCAGCCAGCGACCCATGAGAAGAAGACAGAGGCCAGTAGAGCTGGGGTTTCATCTTCAGCCCAGCAACCAGACAGTAAGGTTGAACAGCAGGAGGACAGCCGAGGAGACACAGAGCACCTCGTTACCAG CCTGCAGCAGAGGAACAGAGAGCTGAGTGCCACAGTAGCGGAGCTGCAGTCAGCCCTGGATACAGAGAAGCGCTGTGTGTCCGCTCTGCAGATCCGGCTGAGGAACGCAGAACGCAGCCGAGACGAGGCCCAGAGACGCAACCAGGAGCTGGACCAGGAGATAAAGCAGTTCCTCACCAGGGAACCACGAAGGCCAACTTAG